From one Rosa rugosa chromosome 4, drRosRugo1.1, whole genome shotgun sequence genomic stretch:
- the LOC133743168 gene encoding uncharacterized protein LOC133743168, with translation MTTNKAGSAASIEGTHECCMCGDFGFSYELFQCKACQFRSQHRYCSNLYPKAESYRICNWCLTQKEETKEKSQNSSNSSSSCKKDQSHQEHLHQNHDSKVNRIKKNSPKASHDHHTHGSGLRGSMKLQPSGPIKKQKSLDHHHNQVSSSPRSPSLVRKRIITNGAKEEAEKIRRTSSEEISNRNRINNHGITRQVFRSRVRRYKLLDEVSSQ, from the exons ATGACAACAAACAAAGCAGGAAGCGCAGCATCAATTGAAGGTACCCATGAGTGTTGCATGTGTGGGGATTTTGGCTTCTCCTACGAGCTTTTCCAATGCAAGGCCTGCCAGTTCAGATCTCAGCACAG GTACTGTAGCAATCTTTACCCAAAAGCAGAGTCCTACAGAATCTGCAATTGGTGCCTCACccagaaagaagaaacaaaagaaaagtcgCAGAATTCTTCaaattcttcatcttcatgcAAAAAAGACCAATCCCATCAAGAACATCTTCATCAGAATCATGATTCCAAGGTCAAcagaataaaaaagaattcacCGAAAGCCAGTCATGATCATCATACACATGGTTCTGGTCTAAGAGGCAGCATGAAGCTTCAGCCAAGTGGCCCTATAAAGAAGCAGAAATCACTTGATCATCATCATAATCAGGTCTCATCATCACCAAGATCTCCGTCTCTGGTCAGAAAAAGGATCATCACAAATGGAGCAAAGGAAGAGGCTGAGAAGATTAGGAGGACAAGTTCAGAAGAGATATCAAACAGAAACAGAATCAATAATCATGGGATCACAAGGCAGGTGTTTAGGAGTAGGGTGAGGAGGTACAAGCTTCTGGATGAAGTTTCAAGTCAATGA